Proteins encoded in a region of the Drosophila sechellia strain sech25 chromosome 2L, ASM438219v1, whole genome shotgun sequence genome:
- the LOC6611975 gene encoding cullin-associated NEDD8-dissociated protein 1, protein MASHQYHQIANLLEKMTSTDKDFRFMATNDLMTELQKDSIILDDESEKKVVRMVLKLLEDKNGEVQNLAVKCLGPLVNKVKEIQVETIVDSLCANMMSNTEQLRDISSIGLKTVIAELPQSSNSLAPNVCQRITGKLSTAIEKEDVSVKLESLDILADLLSRFGEFLVPFHSTILKALMPQLASSRQAVRKRTIVALSFLLIQANSNAYNGVIDHLLDGLENPPNPAAIRTYIQCLASICRQAGHRLCNHIDRSMLLLSQYSQRDDDELREFCLQACEAFVMRCPDAINPHIPMILELCLNYITYDPNYNYETDDGDTGNAMDTEDDEYVDSEEYSDDDDMSWKVRRAAAKCLEVLISTRQELVEDFYRSLSPALIARFKEREENVKSDIFHAYVALLKNTRLTDDVANDHDSMDQVSGPTSLLIEQLPLIVKAIQPLMREKSMKTRQDCFLLLRELLNSLPGALGPYLESIVPGISYSLNDKSSTSNMKIESLGFLYSLLQGHPPHVFHPHIPLLVPLVVTSVFDPFYKIATEALLVLQQLVKVIRPLEPNAAKSDFDAPSFVGQVYSCTLQKLKVTDVDQEVKERAIACMGQIIANMGDMLQNELAVCLPIFMERLKNEVTRLSSVKALTLIAASSLRIDLTPILHDVLPALGTFLRKNHRALKLHSLDLINKIVINYSSNFEANLLQTAIVEIPPLISDSDLHVAQYSLTLLSTVARRQPQALVGIHEQFLRSVLILVRSPLLQGSALNCTLELFQALVQTQLSGLDYHSLVSKLMAPVLGGNGDGNPRATAGAPSEVVQLHKQAYHSSAKCIAALTQQCPQVATPLATKLITDLQKRNDTEIIFCLLTIGEIGRHFDLSSIQVLPQTIIECFGATSEDVKAAASHALGAVSVGSLQTYLPLILHEIEVQPKRQYLLLHSLKEVISSLSVSPIGLAQLLPSVPSIWDQLFKHCECSEEGSRNVVAECLGKLVLVNPDELLPQLQQALRSESATMRTVVVSSVKFTISDQPQPIDVLLKQNIGEFLFALRDPEPQVRRVALVAFNSAVHNKPSLVRDLLPTLLPWLYSETKVKSELIREVEMGPFKHTVDDGLDIRKAAFECMYTLLEQGLDRVDVMQFLDHVQAGLCDHYDIKMLTYLMTARLAILCPDKVLLRLDQFIQQLRDTCTHKVKANSVKQEYEKQDELKRSALRAVSALSQIPKANKNQQLVDFLKSIKETPELNKIFEYIQKDSITGSSDIIVMDQS, encoded by the exons ATGGCGTCACATCAGTACCACCAAATTGCCAATTTGCTGGAAAAA ATGACGTCGACGGACAAGGACTTCCGTTTCATGGCGACAAACGATCTGATGACGGAGCTACAGAAGGATAGCATCATCCTGGACGACGAGTCCGAGAAAAAGGTGGTGCGAATGGTCCTCAAGCTGCTGGAGGACAAGAACGGCGAGGTCCAGAACCTGGCTGTCAAGTGCCTGGGTCCCTTGGTCAATAAGGTGAAGGAGATCCAGGTGGAGACCATCGTGGACTCACTGTGCGCCAACATGATGTCCAACACGGAGCAGCTGCGCGACATATCGAGTATTGGCCTAAAGACAGTGATTGCCGAGCTGCCGCAGTCCTCAAACTCCCTGGCCCCAAATGTCTGCCAAAGGATCACCGGCAAATTGAGCACAGCAATTGAGAAG GAGGACGTCTCTGTGAAACTGGAGTCGCTGGACATTTTGGCCGATCTGCTCTCCCGCTTCGGAGAGTTCCTCGTTCCCTTCCACAGCACCATCCTGAAAGCTCTGATGCCCCAGTTGGCCTCATCGCGCCAGGCTGTTCGCAAGCGTACCATCGTCGCCCTGTCGTTCCTGCTGATCCAGGCCAATAGCAACGCCTACAACGGTGTCATCGATCACCTGCTCGATGGCCTAGAGAACCCACCAAATCCAGCTGCCATTCGAACTTACATTCAGTGCCTGGCTTCGATATG TCGACAGGCTGGCCATCGACTTTGCAATCACATTGATCGATCCATGCTCCTGCTGAGCCAGTACAGCCAGCGGGATGACGATGAGCTGCGCGAGTTTTGTCTGCAGGCCTGCGAAGCTTTCGTCATGCGCTGCCCAGATGCCATAAACCCGCATATTCCAATG ATCCTGGAGCTGTGCCTCAACTATATCACCTACGATCCAAACTACAACTACGAGACGGATGATGGCGACACTGGCAATGCCATGGACACGGAGGATGATGAGTACGTTGATAGTGAGGAGTACAGTGACGACGACGACATGAGCTGGAAGGTTCGTCGCGCTGCAGCCAAGTGTCTGGAGGTTTTGATATCCACACGCCAGGAGCTCGTCGAGGACTTCTATCGCAGCCTGAGTCCGGCTTTGATTGCGCGCTTCAAGGAGCGTGAGGAGAATGTTAAGTCCGACATATTTCACGCCTATGTGGCCCTGCTAAAGAACACACGCCTCACCGACGACGTGGCCAACGACCACGACTCAATGGATCAGGTATCGGGGCCGACCTCGCTGTTAATTGAGCAGCTGCCACTCATTGTGAAAGCCATACAGCCGTTAATGAGGGAAAAATCAATGAAAACGCGTCAAGACTGCTTCCTCTTGCTGCGCGAGCTGTTGAATTCGCTACCAGGCGCCCTGGGTCCCTACTTGGAGAGCATTGTGCCAGGCATAAGCTATTCACTGAATGACAAGAGTTCGACCAGCAACATGAAGATCGAATCTCTGGGATTCCTTTACTCGCTGCTTCAGGGACATCCGCCGCATGTCTTTCATCCACATATTCCGCTACTGGTGCCCCTCGTGGTGACTTCGGTCTTCGATCCGTTCTATAAGATTGCCACAGAGGCGCTATTGGTGCTGCAGCAGTTGGTGAAGGTGATTCGCCCATTGGAACCGAATGCGGCCAAGTCCGACTTTGATGCACCATCGTTTGTGGGTCAGGTCTACTCGTGCACATTGCAGAAACTGAAAGTGACGGATGTCGACCAGGAGGTGAAGGAGCGAGCCATAGCCTGCATGGGTCAGATTATCGCCAACATGGGCGACATGCTGCAGAACGAGCTGGCGGTTTGCCTGCCAATCTTCATGGAGCGCCTAAAGAACGAAGTAACCCGGTTGAGCAGCGTGAAGGCGTTGACCCTGATCGCAGCTTCGTCCCTGCGCATAGATCTGACACCCATCCTGCACGACGTGTTGCCCGCATTGGGCACATTCTTGCGTAAGAACCACCGCGCGCTGAAGCTGCACTCGCTCGATCTGATCAACAAGATCGTGATCAACTATTCGAGCAACTTCGAGGCGAACCTACTGCAAACAGCCATTGTTGAGATCCCACCGCTCATTTCGGACTCGGATTTGCACGTAGCCCAGTACTCTCTGACGCTTTTGAGCACCGTAGCCCGTAGGCAGCCCCAAGCTCTGGTCGGCATACATGAGCAGTTCTTGCGCTCAGTGCTCATTTTGGTTCGATCTCCTTTGCTGCAG GGATCCGCATTGAATTGCACGTTGGAGCTGTTCCAGGCCTTGGTGCAAACACAGCTGTCTGGCCTGGACTATCATTCGCTCGTCTCGAAACTAATGGCACCAGTTTTGGGTGGCAACGGTGACGGCAACCCCAGAGCCACTGCCGGCGCTCCCAGTGAGGTGGTGCAGCTGCACAAGCAGGCCTATCACTCATCGGCCAAGTGTATTGCTGCCTTGACACAGCAGTGTCCCCAGGTGGCGACCCCATTGGCCACAAAGCTGATAACGGATCTGCAGAAGCGTAACGATACGGAAATCATATTCTGTTTGCTAACCATCGGTGAGATTGGCAGGCACTTTGATCTGAGCTCCATACAGGTGCTGCCGCAGACAATTATTGAATGCTTTGGCGCCACCTCGGAGGATGTAAAGGCTGCAGCCTCGCATGCGCTCGGTGCTGTGTCCGTGGGCAGCCTGCAGACATACCTGCCTCTGATTCTGCACGAGATTGAGGTGCAGCCAAAGAGACAGTATTTGCTGCTACATTCGCTTAAGGAGGTCATTTCATCGCTATCGGTATCGCCCATTGGACTCGCTCAGCTCCTGCCCTCGGTGCCATCCATTTGGGATCAGCTCTTCAAGCATTGCGAGTGCTCGGAGGAGGGATCACGCAACGTGGTGGCCGAGTGCCTGGGCAAACTGGTGCTGGTCAATCCCGATGAACTGCTGCCGCAACTGCAGCAGGCATTGCGTTCCGAAAGCGCCACCATGCGCACCGTTGTTGTCTCCTCCGTAAAGTTCACCATCTCCGATCAGCCGCAGCCCATTGATGTTCTGCTCAAGCAGAACATTGGCGAGTTTCTGTTTGCCCTACGAGATCCGGAGCCACAGGTGCGGCGCGTCGCGCTAGTAGCCTTCAATTCGGCGGTACACAACAAGCCCAGCTTGGTGCGCGATTTGCTGCCCACCCTTTTGCCTTGGCTGTACTCGGAGACGAAGGTGAAGAGCGAACTGATTAGGGAGGTGGAGATGGGTCCCTTCAAGCACACCGTCGATGACGGTCTCGACATTCGCAAAGCGGCTTTTGAATGCATGTACACACTTCTCGAGCAGGGCTTGGATCGTGTGGATGTCATGCAGTTCCTGGACCATGTCCAGGCTGGTCTGTGCGACCACTACGACATCAAGATGCTGACGTACCTGATGACGGCACGTCTGGCCATCTTGTGCCCGGATAAGGTTCTGCTCA GACTCGATCAATTTATACAGCAACTACGTGATACGTGCACCCACAAGGTGAAGGCCAACTCTGTGAAACAGGAGTACGAAAAGCAGGACGAACTCAAGCGTTCTGCCCTTCGTGCAGTCTCGGCCCTTTCGCAAATACCCAAAGCAA ACAAAAATCAGCAGTTAGTGGATTTCCTCAAGTCGATCAAAGAAACACCAGAATTAAACAAGATCTTCGAGTACATACAGAAGGATTCCATCACCGGTAGCTCAGATATTATAGTAATGGATCAGAGTTAA
- the LOC6611974 gene encoding ATP-dependent Clp protease proteolytic subunit: MLKTAVTRFLQISSAQCGGRANSVRNINLIPMVVEQTGRGERAYDIFSRLLKERIICLMGNITDDISSTVVAQLLFLQSENVNKPIHLYINSPGGVVTAGLAIYDTMQYVKPPIATWCVGQACSMGSLLLAAGAPGMRYSLPNARIMIHQPSGGAQGQATDILIHAEEIIKIKRQLTNIYVKHAKNTYEEMCGRMERDHFMTPEEAKVLGIIDHVLEHPPETVSETGPASDGGVTSGKAVPEECEKKRSKQAA; the protein is encoded by the exons ATGCTGAAAACCGCTGTTACCCGCTTTTTACAAATTAGTTCA GCGCAATGTGGCGGCCGGGCGAATTCTGTTCGCAATATCAACCTGATTCCCATGGTGGTCGAGCAAACTGGCCGCGGTGAGCGAGCCTACGATATATTCTCGCGCCTGCTGAAGGAGCGGATAATTTGCCTGATGGGCAACATAACCGACGACATCAGTTCCACCGTGGTGGCTCAACTGCTGTTCCTGCAATCGGAGAACGTCAACAAACCGATCCATCTGTACATCAATTCGCCCGGCGGTGTTGTTACAGCGGGTTTGGCGATCTACGATACGATGCAGTACGTCAAGCCACCTATTGCAACTTGGTGCGTCGGACAGGCCTGCTCGATGGGATCCCTCCTGCTCGCGGCCGGTGCTCCTGGCATGCGGTACTCACTACCCAACGCTCGGATCATGATACATCAGCCCTCTGGTGGCGCACAA GGCCAAGCCACAGACATCCTAATACATGCCGAGGAAATTATCAAAATCAAGCGCCAGCTGACCAACATCTACGTGAAGCACGCCAAGAATACATACGAAGAGATGTGCGGACGCATGGAGCGCGACCACTTTATGACCCCCGAGGAGGCAAAGGTGTTGGGCATCATTGACCACGTTCTCGAACATCCTCCAGAGACTGTTTCCGAAACGGGACCCGCGTCGGACGGCGGCGTCACCTCCGGCAAAGCCGTGCCCGAGGAGTGCGAGAAGAAGAGAAGCAAGCAGGCGGCCTAA
- the LOC6611977 gene encoding protein limb expression 1 homolog, producing the protein MVYPEEPFWVLPTVTGFYEDRDYRVNVVEALQEFWQMKQSRGAELKNGALVIYESIPSNSQPYICFVTLPGGSCFGSFQNCPTKAEARRSSAKIALMNSVFNEHPSRRISDEFIQKAVQDARTSFKGTSQINEGTESGIGAFRFMLEANKGRTMLEFQELMTVFQLLHWNGSLKAMRERHCSRQEVVAHYSNRSLDDEMRSQMALDWIAREHDNPGVIRRELVLAERELETFRMAGRELRFPKEKKDILMIAHNQLGGSALNSASIDD; encoded by the exons ATGGTCTACCCCGAAGAACCATTTTGGGTTTTACCAACCGTAACTGGATTTTACGAGGATAGAGATTATAGAG TAAATGTCGTTGAAGCCCTACAAGAGTTTTGGCAAATGAAGCAGTCTCGTGGAGCTGAATTGAAAAATGGAGCCCTTGTGATTTACGAATCGATTCCGTCTAATAGCCAGCCATACATTTGCTTCGTAACACTTCCTGGAGGAAGCTGCTTTGGAAGTTTTCAA AACTGTCCCACCAAGGCAGAGGCTCGTCGCAGTTCGGCCAAGATTGCCCTGATGAATTCCGTCTTTAATGAGCATCCTTCTCGTCGAATCAGCGATGAGTTCATTCAAAAGGCGGTTCAGGATGCTCGCACCTCCTTCAAGGGCACATCGCAAATCAACGAGGGCACAGAGTCGGGCATCGGAGCATTCAG ATTCATGCTGGAGGCGAACAAGGGAAGAACCATGCTGGAGTTCCAGGAGCTCATGACCGTCTTTCAACTGCTTCACTGGAACGGATCGCTGAAGGCAATGCGCGAACGCCACTGCTCCAGGCAGGAAGTGGTGGCCCACTATTCGAACCGGAGCCTGGACGACGAGATGCGATCGCAGATGGCATTGGATTGGATTGCCAGGGAGCACGACAATCCCGGCGTTATTCGCAGGGAGCTTGTGCTCGCCGAGAGGGAGCTGGAGACCTTTCGCATGGCTGGGCGTGAATTGCGCTTTCCGAAGGAGAAGAAGGATATACTTATGATAGCCCATAATCAGCTGGGCGGCAGTGCCCTTAACTCGGCTTCTATTGATGATTAA
- the LOC6611978 gene encoding uncharacterized protein LOC6611978: protein MATEELQADLDKLKITQTHRLVKSVKRNPFYDADNGFDPSDGAKHRPQHRWKCRPRRRSESCLQDCKHEESFVPEESFEIVSPLSCSHGVQKHYQKRNGASKKNIFRPPILKSLYGCEHGKWIVRSGRIVPCKPKEESSDIVDQVADELKSSCTCAFRDVIGECNAMLDQSKRSTLGNSWHLSRNSSSSKARHSGGALDVPGPSGSAQSHRIDTLGVSAATRSLSAVSLVGATCSQQASYNSASPGNCDDVTIGELASYFDTIVHIPKKMSSMAEMMYI from the coding sequence ATGGCCACCGAAGAGCTACAAGCTGATCTGGACAAGTTGAAAATAACACAGACTCATCGTCTCGTCAAAAGTGTGAAGCGAAATCCATTTTACGATGCAGATAATGGATTCGATCCATCTGATGGCGCCAAGCACCGACCACAACATCGCTGGAAGTGCAGACCACGCCGTAGATCCGAGAGTTGCCTGCAGGACTGCAAGCATGAGGAGTCCTTTGTTCCAGAAGAATCCTTCGAGATTGTTAGTCCGCTGAGCTGCTCTCACGGCGTCCAGAAGCACTATCAAAAGCGCAATGGGGCATCGAAGAAAAACATATTTCGGCCACCAATTTTGAAGTCCTTGTACGGCTGCGAGCATGGCAAATGGATTGTGCGCAGCGGTAGGATTGTGCCGTGCAAGCCAAAAGAGGAATCCAGTGATATTGTTGACCAGGTCGCCGACGAACTAAAATCGAGCTGCACATGCGCGTTTCGCGATGTCATTGGTGAATGCAACGCCATGCTCGACCAGTCGAAGCGAAGCACCCTGGGAAATAGCTGGCACTTGTCGAGGAACAGCAGTTCATCGAAGGCGCGCCACTCAGGTGGTGCTTTAGACGTGCCAGGACCTTCGGGATCCGCACAGAGCCATAGGATCGACACCTTGGGAGTTTCCGCCGCCACTAGATCTCTGTCAGCCGTCTCGCTGGTGGGAGCAACCTGCTCGCAGCAGGCCAGCTACAATTCGGCGAGTCCAGGGAATTGCGATGATGTTACCATCGGTGAGCTGGCCAGCTACTTCGACACCATTGTTCATATTCCCAAAAAGATGTCCTCTATGGCTGAGATGATGTATATATAA
- the LOC6611973 gene encoding cathepsin L1, with the protein MESKAMWKLIFFTCLCGLNCQIVTSNLNEGNSSSANCKSEFEKFKNNNNRKYIRTYDEMRSYKAFEENFKVIEEHNQNYKDGQTSFRLKPNIFADMSTDGYLKGYLRLLKSNIEDSADNMAEIVGSPLMTNVPESLDWRSKGFITPPYNQLTCGSCYAFSIAESIVGQVFKRTGKILSLSKQQIVDCSVSHGNQGCVGGSLRNTLTYLQSTGGIMRDQDYPYVARKGKCQFVADLSVVNVSSWAILPVRDEQAIQAAVTHIGPVAISINASPKTFQLYSDGIYDDPLCSSASVNHAMVVIGFAKDYWILKNWWGQNWGENGYIRVRKGVNMCGLANYAAYAIV; encoded by the exons ATGGAGTCGAAAGCAatgtggaaattaattttctttacTTGTTTATGTGGCCTAAATTGTCAAATTGTAACTTCCAATTTGAACGAAGGAAATTCTTCTTCTGCAAATTGCAAGAGCGAATTCGAAAAGTTTAAG AATAATAACAATCGCAAATATATTCGCACCTACGATGAAATGCGAAGTTACAAAGCGTTCGAGGAAAATTTCAAAGTTATTGAGGAGCACAACCAAAACTATAAGGATGGTCAAACGAGCTTTAGGTTGAAGCCAAATATTTTTGCTGATATG AGCACAGATGGTTACCTCAAGGGATATTTGCGACTGTTGAAGAGCAATATTGAAGACAGCGCGGATAATATGGCCGAAATAGTTGGTTCTCCTCTAATGACCAATGTGCCCGAAAGTTTGGATTGGCGGAGTAAGGGATTCATCACACCACCGTACAATCAACTTACCTGCGGTTCGTGCTACGCCTTCTCCATTGCCGAGAGCATCGTGGGTCAGGTTTTCAAGCGAACCGGGAAAATATTGAGCCTGAGTAAGCAACAAATCGTGGATTGCAGTGTGTCCCATGGAAACCAAGGATGCGTCGGCGGTTCCCTGCGAAATACTTTGACTTATTTGCAGAGCACGGGCGGCATAATGAGGGATCAGGATTATCCGTATGTGGCAAGG AAAGGTAAATGCCAGTTTGTAGCCGATTTATCCGTAGTTAATGTATCATCTTGGGCCATTCTTCCCGTGCGCGATGAGCAGGCCATCCAGGCGGCAGTTACCCACATTGGACCAGTTGCCATATCTATAAATGCCTCCCCAAAGACATTTCAACTGTACAG TGACGGCATCTACGATGACCCCTTGTGCTCCTCGGCTTCCGTAAATCATGCCATGGTGGTGATTGGTTTTGCAAAGGATTATTGGATACTAAAGAATTGGTGGGGCCAAAATTGGGGCGAAAATGGTTATATACGAGTTCGCAAGGGAGTCAATATGTGCGGACTTGCCAATTATGCCgcttatgcaattgtttaa
- the LOC6611976 gene encoding uncharacterized protein LOC6611976, whose protein sequence is MDQILNKENTGINLPANPIKNGVPTNSVLKKPLGKLDNVMHQTPGITPFKSTSLKLEGSMSKLSLRKAPKQNVVNKDREEVKYKTNSCFLGAYVLNCESRVVNLFNYTDFPNEKCLKNCSKPVTETWSENQVGYEGLLDQLYLDLRTLENHLENRCLAPLDFCDLPYIYNTENMEPAEPEYVLNLYPPMPNLEGIDVLF, encoded by the exons ATGGATCAGATTTTGAACAAGGAAAACACCGGCATTAATT TGCCTGCGAATCCCATTAAAAATGGAGTCCCTACGAATTCCGTATTGAAGAAACCTCTTGGTAAACTTGACAATGTGATGCACCAAACTCCTGGAATAACCCCATTTAAAAGCACTTCTCTGAAACTCGAGGGCAGCATGTCCAAGCTTTCGCTGCGAAAGGCCCCCAAACAAAATGTGGTCAACAAGGATCGCGAGGAAGTGAAGTATAAAACAAATAGCTGCTTTTTGGGCGCCTACGTTTTGAATTGCGAATCCAGAGTCGTCAATTTGTTCAATTACACTGACTTTCCGAACGAGAAATGTTTGAAGAACTGCAGCAAGC CGGTCACAGAGACCTGGTCAGAAAACCAAGTGGGCTATGAAGGCCTATTGGATCAACTTTATCTTGATCTGCGCACATTGGAAAATCATTTGGAAAACAGATGCCTTGCGCCCCTAGATTTTTGTGACTTGCCATACATATACAACACAGAAAACATGGAGCCTGCAGAGCCTGAATACGTATTAAATTTATATCCCCCAATGCCTAATTTGGAAGGCATTGATGTTCTATTTTAG